From Zhongshania aliphaticivorans, one genomic window encodes:
- the secB gene encoding protein-export chaperone SecB has protein sequence MPEETPVQAKFALQRIYTKDVSFESPASPVIFTKAWKPKIQVDLNTRSKAVADNTFEVVLTVTITAKLEDDETAFLVEIHQAGLFVAEGIEGEQLRQLLGIACPNMLFPYLREAVDALVVKGGFPALALQPVNFEALYRQAEEAQAARQAETAATTTH, from the coding sequence ATGCCAGAAGAAACGCCCGTCCAAGCGAAATTTGCCCTACAGCGTATTTACACCAAAGATGTGTCTTTTGAGTCCCCTGCCAGCCCGGTGATTTTTACCAAGGCGTGGAAGCCAAAAATACAGGTTGATCTTAATACGCGCAGTAAAGCGGTTGCCGACAATACCTTTGAAGTTGTTCTGACCGTGACGATTACCGCCAAGCTTGAAGATGACGAAACGGCCTTCTTGGTTGAAATTCACCAAGCCGGTTTGTTTGTTGCCGAAGGCATTGAAGGCGAGCAGTTGCGCCAGTTGTTAGGTATCGCCTGCCCAAATATGCTGTTCCCGTATTTGCGTGAAGCAGTCGATGCGCTGGTGGTTAAGGGCGGCTTCCCCGCGCTGGCCTTGCAGCCAGTGAATTTTGAAGCGCTCTATCGTCAGGCTGAAGAGGCGCAGGCCGCACGTCAGGCCGAGACCGCCGCTACAACCACCCACTAA
- the thiI gene encoding tRNA uracil 4-sulfurtransferase ThiI, whose translation MKFLVKLFPEIIIKSKPVRKKFTKQLRDNLRKLLLPLDPNLEIIRDWDRITIETASRDPEVLAGFVAVLSNTPGIAHIVEVLEYPLVDVHDIFEKTRLAIGDSLRGKSFVVRCKRVGSHDFNSSEVERYVGGGLNQHIESAGVDLHNPDVTVRIEVRQDLVYIVNRRIEGLGGFPLGTIDAAVSLISGGFDSTVSSYLTMKRGMRTHFCFFNLGGREHEVGVKEVALYLWLKYGASHRVKFVSVPFEDVVGEILKNVENSQMGVILKRMMLRAASEVAAQLEVSALVTGEAVAQVSSQTLQNLSVIDQVTDTLVLRPLICADKLDIINIAAKIGTEAFAANMPEYCGVISVKPTTRAKPEKIAAQEANFDFAVLERAIASANYINIDALADEDLTVAAVESLPIPLPDAVIVDVRHPDEVDRKPLKLATSEVQTIPFYELHSRFAQLDQSRTYMLFCDKGVMSRLHASHLVEQGFENVKVYRPS comes from the coding sequence ATGAAATTCCTCGTTAAATTATTTCCTGAAATCATCATCAAGAGTAAGCCTGTTCGTAAGAAGTTCACCAAACAGCTGCGTGACAATTTGCGTAAATTACTTCTGCCTCTAGATCCCAATTTGGAAATTATTCGTGATTGGGACCGAATAACCATCGAAACCGCCAGTCGGGATCCGGAGGTTTTGGCGGGCTTTGTTGCGGTGCTCAGTAATACGCCGGGTATTGCGCATATTGTTGAGGTGCTTGAATACCCGCTGGTGGACGTACACGATATTTTTGAAAAAACTCGGCTTGCCATTGGCGATAGTCTGCGTGGTAAAAGCTTTGTGGTGCGCTGCAAGCGGGTGGGTAGCCACGATTTTAACTCCAGTGAAGTTGAGCGCTATGTTGGGGGTGGTCTGAATCAGCACATTGAGTCAGCGGGCGTTGATTTGCACAATCCGGATGTAACTGTGCGTATTGAGGTACGTCAAGATCTTGTCTACATCGTTAATCGTCGTATAGAGGGTTTGGGTGGTTTTCCGCTAGGTACGATTGACGCTGCGGTATCTTTGATTTCTGGGGGCTTCGATTCGACGGTTTCCAGTTACCTGACCATGAAGCGGGGTATGCGCACCCATTTTTGCTTTTTTAATCTTGGTGGCCGCGAGCACGAGGTGGGGGTAAAAGAAGTTGCCTTGTATCTTTGGCTTAAATACGGCGCCTCTCACCGGGTGAAGTTTGTCAGTGTGCCGTTTGAGGATGTCGTCGGCGAGATTCTGAAAAATGTTGAGAACTCGCAAATGGGGGTCATCCTCAAGCGCATGATGCTGCGTGCAGCCTCAGAGGTAGCGGCCCAGCTGGAAGTGTCTGCGCTCGTTACTGGCGAGGCGGTGGCCCAGGTTTCTAGTCAGACTTTGCAGAATCTTTCGGTAATCGATCAGGTCACCGACACCTTGGTGCTGCGTCCGCTGATTTGCGCCGACAAGTTAGACATCATTAATATCGCCGCCAAAATTGGCACCGAGGCCTTTGCGGCCAATATGCCAGAGTATTGCGGGGTGATTTCGGTTAAGCCTACCACTCGCGCTAAGCCTGAAAAAATTGCCGCCCAAGAGGCCAATTTCGATTTTGCTGTACTTGAGCGCGCCATAGCGTCTGCTAACTACATTAATATCGACGCGCTTGCCGACGAAGATTTGACGGTAGCCGCCGTCGAGTCTTTACCTATACCGCTACCCGACGCGGTTATTGTCGATGTTCGTCACCCTGACGAGGTTGATCGTAAGCCTCTGAAATTGGCTACGAGCGAAGTACAGACCATTCCTTTTTACGAGTTGCACAGCCGTTTCGCGCAGCTGGACCAATCGCGCACCTATATGCTGTTTTGCGATAAAGGGGTGATGAGTCGTCTCCATGCTTCGCATTTGGTGGAGCAGGGCTTTGAAAACGTAAAGGTGTATCGTCCGTCATGA
- the grxC gene encoding glutaredoxin 3 — MAKVTIYTTRFCPFCVRAKQLLSSKGVAFDEIPVDGRNDLRSDLAKRSGQRTVPQIWVGDTHVGGCDELYALERSAKLDALIAS; from the coding sequence ATGGCCAAGGTTACAATTTACACAACGCGATTTTGTCCTTTTTGTGTTCGCGCCAAGCAGTTGTTGAGCAGCAAGGGCGTTGCCTTTGATGAAATTCCGGTCGACGGTCGCAATGATCTGCGCAGCGACTTGGCCAAGCGCAGCGGTCAGCGCACGGTGCCGCAAATTTGGGTAGGTGATACCCATGTCGGCGGCTGCGACGAACTGTATGCCCTAGAGCGCAGCGCCAAGTTAGATGCGTTAATTGCCTCGTAG
- a CDS encoding rhodanese-like domain-containing protein, with amino-acid sequence MDKLIPFVAEQWVLISALISCLLLLSFHEQRRAGKALTPQQVVNLVNQQGAVVIDLRDKGEFSKGHILDSVSLPFSKLEKEIADHAEKDKPLVLVCKMGQHSSAAGKKLGSLGYTQVNRLKGGISEWQIMQLPLVKK; translated from the coding sequence ATGGATAAATTAATCCCCTTTGTTGCTGAGCAGTGGGTACTGATATCGGCATTAATTTCGTGCCTGCTGTTGCTGAGTTTTCATGAGCAGCGCCGCGCAGGTAAGGCGCTTACGCCTCAGCAAGTGGTGAATTTGGTGAATCAGCAGGGCGCCGTCGTGATCGATTTGCGTGACAAGGGCGAGTTTAGCAAGGGTCATATTCTGGATTCAGTCAGCCTGCCGTTCTCTAAGCTAGAGAAAGAGATCGCCGATCACGCTGAAAAAGACAAGCCCTTAGTCTTAGTGTGCAAAATGGGTCAGCACTCCAGCGCTGCGGGCAAAAAGCTAGGGTCTCTCGGTTACACTCAGGTTAACCGGCTTAAGGGTGGAATCTCTGAGTGGCAGATAATGCAATTGCCCTTGGTGAAGAAATAA
- a CDS encoding acyl-CoA thioesterase, with amino-acid sequence MSEVNIEPLFDVLIKPRWADQDSMGHINHVQYFRYLEEARVEWLEQAGFGMGGGAHEFGLIMAAVGLNFRREWHHPGLLRGKAWVMRIGNSSFSLKQSLYSEDGNELVADGESTLVCVNREHRPIPLPESARDHLQAHLLAP; translated from the coding sequence ATGAGCGAAGTAAATATAGAGCCCCTGTTTGACGTGTTGATTAAACCGCGCTGGGCCGATCAGGACAGCATGGGGCATATAAACCATGTGCAGTATTTCCGCTACCTTGAAGAAGCTAGGGTGGAATGGCTTGAACAAGCTGGCTTTGGTATGGGCGGTGGGGCACATGAGTTCGGCTTGATTATGGCCGCTGTCGGTTTGAATTTTCGCAGAGAGTGGCATCATCCTGGTCTGTTACGGGGTAAGGCTTGGGTGATGCGCATTGGCAATAGCAGCTTCAGCTTAAAGCAGAGTCTGTATTCAGAGGATGGCAACGAGTTGGTGGCTGACGGCGAGTCGACGCTGGTTTGTGTCAATCGCGAGCACCGACCAATACCCTTGCCGGAATCTGCTCGCGACCATCTACAGGCGCACTTATTGGCGCCTTAG
- the glnA gene encoding glutamate--ammonia ligase: protein MSENTLQLIAENDVKWADMRFTDTKGKEQHVTIPATEVDVSFFEDGKMFDGSSIAGWKGINESDMILMPDDTASVLDPFTEESTIIIRCNIVEPSTMQGYNRDPRSIAQRAEDYMRASGIADNALFGPEPEFFIFDDVKWKVSMEGASYAIASDEAAWKSGDNFEEGNTGHRPGVKGGYFPVPPVDSLHDLRGAMCNAMTDMGLTIEVHHHEVGTAGQCEIGVGPNTCVKKADEVQILKYCVHNVAHAYGKTATFMPKPIVGDNGSGMHVHMSLSKDGTNLFAGDVYGGLSETALFYIGGIIKHARAINAFTNASTNSYKRLVPGFEAPVMLAYSARNRSASIRIPFVPNPKARRVEVRFPDPSANPYLAFAVMLMAGLDGIQNKIHPGDAADKDLYDLPAEEAASIPTVASSLDQALQALDADRSFLTAGGVFDDDTIDAYIALKSQEVERLAMTTHPVEFDMYYSV, encoded by the coding sequence ATGTCAGAGAACACTCTGCAGTTAATCGCCGAAAATGACGTGAAGTGGGCGGACATGCGCTTTACCGATACCAAGGGCAAAGAGCAACACGTCACCATTCCAGCCACTGAAGTCGACGTAAGCTTTTTTGAAGACGGCAAAATGTTTGACGGTTCATCCATTGCCGGCTGGAAGGGCATTAACGAATCCGACATGATCCTGATGCCTGACGACACCGCATCAGTCCTGGATCCCTTTACCGAAGAATCTACTATTATCATCCGCTGCAATATCGTAGAGCCATCTACTATGCAGGGCTACAACCGCGATCCACGCTCTATCGCCCAACGCGCCGAAGACTATATGCGCGCATCTGGCATTGCCGATAACGCACTGTTTGGCCCCGAGCCCGAGTTTTTCATTTTTGACGATGTTAAATGGAAAGTTTCAATGGAAGGCGCTAGCTATGCGATTGCCTCTGACGAAGCGGCTTGGAAATCAGGCGACAACTTTGAAGAAGGCAACACCGGCCATCGCCCAGGGGTTAAAGGCGGCTACTTCCCCGTACCACCAGTCGACAGCCTCCACGACCTGCGTGGCGCCATGTGTAATGCCATGACCGATATGGGCCTGACCATTGAAGTACACCATCACGAAGTAGGCACAGCTGGTCAGTGTGAAATCGGCGTTGGCCCAAACACCTGCGTTAAAAAAGCGGATGAAGTACAAATCCTCAAGTACTGCGTACACAATGTTGCCCACGCCTACGGCAAAACCGCAACATTTATGCCTAAGCCTATCGTTGGCGACAACGGCAGCGGCATGCACGTTCACATGTCTCTAAGCAAAGACGGCACCAATCTATTTGCCGGTGACGTGTACGGCGGCCTGTCTGAAACCGCCCTGTTCTACATTGGCGGCATCATCAAGCACGCCCGCGCTATTAACGCCTTCACCAACGCCTCTACCAACTCGTATAAGCGTCTGGTTCCCGGTTTTGAAGCACCAGTAATGCTGGCATACTCAGCGCGTAATCGCTCTGCCTCTATCCGTATTCCTTTTGTACCAAACCCCAAAGCGCGTCGCGTTGAAGTTCGTTTCCCAGACCCGTCAGCTAACCCTTACCTCGCGTTTGCGGTAATGCTAATGGCTGGTCTTGACGGCATTCAAAACAAGATCCACCCCGGCGACGCTGCGGATAAAGATCTGTACGACCTGCCTGCTGAAGAAGCCGCATCAATCCCAACCGTTGCTTCTAGCCTAGACCAGGCCCTGCAGGCACTGGATGCGGATCGTTCATTCTTAACTGCCGGCGGCGTATTTGACGACGATACTATCGATGCTTATATCGCCCTTAAGTCTCAGGAAGTTGAGCGCCTAGCCATGACAACTCACCCCGTTGAGTTCGATATGTACTACAGCGTTTAA
- a CDS encoding sodium-dependent transporter: MTTANVTWKSRWTFILAATGSAVGLGNIWKFPYITGEYGGGAFVLVYLGCILLIGVPVMIAEIMVGRAGRSDPVHSMSKLGREAGKSSYWGAVGAVGIIAGLMIMMFYSVVAGWALEYVAQSITGLYSDASTDEIETNFSKLLSDNTQQTIWHSLFTLVTASVVAGGVTKGIGKAVEILMPILFGFLLLLLGYSWVNGDFSAGLHFMFDTDFSKLTGEAILVAMGHAFFTLSLGMGAIMAYGAYFPGKTSIGKTVLTIAALDTVIALVAGMAMFPLVFANGLTPGQGPGLMFVTLPIAFANMNGGLFFGTIFFSLVSIAALSSSISLIEPGVAWLEKYGVKRSLSTFGLAGIAWLGGLASIHYGAVFNALDYITANIMLPIGGLLIALFVGWVLPANITATEVNMGEGLIFKGWRIALRYIAPAGILLVFLNSLKLI, encoded by the coding sequence ATGACCACAGCAAATGTGACCTGGAAAAGCCGCTGGACATTTATATTAGCCGCCACGGGCTCTGCTGTGGGCCTGGGCAATATTTGGAAATTCCCCTATATCACCGGCGAGTACGGTGGTGGCGCCTTTGTATTAGTCTATCTTGGCTGCATATTATTGATTGGCGTTCCGGTCATGATTGCAGAAATTATGGTCGGTCGCGCGGGGCGCAGCGACCCGGTGCACAGCATGAGCAAGCTCGGCCGGGAAGCCGGCAAGTCCTCATACTGGGGCGCAGTGGGCGCCGTCGGCATTATCGCCGGCCTGATGATTATGATGTTTTACAGCGTTGTCGCGGGCTGGGCACTAGAGTACGTCGCACAGAGCATAACCGGCCTCTACAGCGACGCCTCGACCGACGAGATTGAAACCAACTTCAGCAAGCTGCTTAGCGACAATACTCAACAGACCATTTGGCATAGCCTGTTCACCCTCGTTACTGCGAGCGTCGTCGCTGGCGGGGTTACCAAGGGTATTGGTAAGGCCGTAGAAATTCTCATGCCAATTCTGTTTGGCTTTTTACTACTACTGCTCGGTTACAGCTGGGTAAACGGTGACTTTAGCGCTGGCCTGCACTTTATGTTCGACACCGACTTCAGCAAACTAACCGGCGAAGCCATATTAGTGGCCATGGGCCATGCCTTTTTTACCCTGAGCTTAGGCATGGGCGCCATTATGGCCTACGGCGCTTATTTTCCTGGCAAAACCTCGATTGGCAAAACCGTACTGACCATCGCCGCCCTTGATACCGTTATTGCGCTGGTCGCTGGTATGGCCATGTTCCCGCTAGTCTTTGCCAATGGCCTCACCCCCGGCCAAGGCCCCGGCCTGATGTTTGTCACCCTGCCCATCGCCTTTGCCAATATGAACGGCGGCCTGTTTTTCGGCACTATCTTTTTTAGCTTGGTTAGCATTGCCGCCCTCAGCTCGTCGATCTCGCTGATTGAGCCTGGCGTAGCTTGGCTAGAAAAATACGGCGTTAAACGATCGCTATCAACCTTTGGCTTGGCCGGCATTGCCTGGCTCGGCGGCTTAGCGAGCATTCACTACGGTGCCGTATTTAATGCACTTGACTATATTACCGCCAATATCATGCTCCCCATCGGCGGCTTATTAATTGCCCTATTTGTCGGCTGGGTGCTACCAGCCAACATCACCGCGACCGAAGTAAATATGGGCGAAGGCCTGATATTCAAAGGCTGGCGAATAGCGCTGCGCTATATCGCCCCAGCAGGTATTTTGCTGGTCTTCTTAAACAGTCTCAAACTCATCTAA
- a CDS encoding DUF4124 domain-containing protein, whose translation MARYLFLISFALFTSLSFATEIYRSTDQYGNTVFSDKAPKNSSPVELPPINTTPATEVSDTPTRQASKVTAAHSNRITIQSPANGAIIANGRLPTTVRASTKDAVDPSLRIVFELDGKTLSSSSSTQHTIPRLSRGPHRISVSLIDQNSKTLSKDAVDIMVYHPGN comes from the coding sequence ATGGCTCGCTACCTATTCCTAATTAGCTTCGCGCTGTTTACCAGCCTTAGCTTTGCCACCGAGATTTACCGTTCTACCGACCAGTACGGCAATACGGTGTTTTCCGACAAAGCACCAAAGAACAGCAGCCCCGTAGAACTCCCTCCCATCAACACCACCCCGGCGACCGAAGTCAGCGACACACCAACTCGTCAGGCATCTAAAGTCACCGCAGCTCACAGCAATCGAATTACCATTCAAAGCCCAGCCAATGGCGCCATTATCGCCAATGGTCGCCTTCCTACTACCGTCCGCGCATCCACCAAGGACGCCGTAGATCCATCGCTTCGTATTGTCTTTGAACTAGACGGCAAGACCCTGAGCAGCTCCAGCAGTACCCAGCACACCATTCCCCGCCTCAGTCGCGGCCCGCATCGCATTAGCGTCAGCCTTATTGACCAAAACAGCAAAACGCTTAGCAAGGATGCCGTCGACATTATGGTCTACCACCCCGGCAACTAA
- a CDS encoding tRNA (cytidine(34)-2'-O)-methyltransferase yields MFHIALYEPRIAPNTGNIIRLVANNGCHLHLIEPLGFDMEEKKLRRAGLDYAELARVTRHADYPSFLAAMGDRRIFALTTKGTRNYADAHFEVEDVLLFGSETSGLPPAVRESLGQEHCLRVPMMAEARSLNLSNTVALVSYEAWRQVGFLGAKV; encoded by the coding sequence ATGTTCCATATTGCTTTGTACGAACCGCGTATCGCCCCTAATACCGGCAATATAATTCGTCTGGTCGCCAACAATGGCTGCCACCTCCACCTGATCGAGCCACTGGGCTTTGACATGGAAGAGAAAAAATTGCGCAGGGCAGGCTTAGATTATGCCGAACTGGCGCGGGTAACGCGCCACGCCGACTACCCGAGCTTTTTAGCGGCGATGGGTGACCGTCGGATATTTGCGTTAACCACCAAAGGCACCCGCAATTACGCGGATGCTCACTTTGAAGTCGAGGACGTGCTGTTGTTTGGCTCAGAAACTTCAGGTTTGCCGCCAGCCGTTCGGGAAAGTTTAGGGCAGGAACATTGCCTGCGCGTCCCCATGATGGCCGAAGCCCGGAGCTTGAATTTATCGAATACGGTCGCGCTGGTGAGTTATGAGGCGTGGCGGCAAGTGGGTTTTTTGGGCGCTAAGGTCTGA
- the ntrC gene encoding nitrogen regulation protein NR(I), with protein sequence MSQTNAVWIADDDRSIRWVLEKALNQAGIITRCFENGDGLLSELESEVPDAIISDIRMPGIDGLKLLSRITAAHPGLPVIITTAHSDLDSAVASYQGGAFEYLPKPFDVDDAVATTQRALQHANKNRNLLPEQAPLETTEIIGEAPAMQEVFRAIGRLAQSNITVLINGESGTGKELVAQALHRHSPRATKPFIALNMAAIPKDLMESELFGHEKGAFTGASAQRRGRFEQANGGTLFLDEIGDMPADTQTRLLRVLADGEFYRVGGHTPVKVDVRIIAATHQNLEKLVKSNHFREDLFHRINVIRIHLPKLSERREDIPKLMQHFFTRAGNELNVEPKRLRPETEEYLCQMEWQGNVRQLENTCRWLTVMASGREIHINDLPPELLERPQGEAAPASNWQDNLKRWADQELMLGREKLLDRAVPQFERIMIEAALRHTHGRRRDAANLLGWGRNTLTRKIKELGMGGDDED encoded by the coding sequence ATGAGCCAAACAAATGCTGTCTGGATAGCTGACGACGATCGATCGATACGCTGGGTACTTGAAAAGGCCCTAAACCAAGCAGGCATCATTACCCGCTGTTTTGAAAATGGCGACGGCCTACTCAGTGAACTTGAATCTGAAGTCCCCGATGCCATCATTAGCGATATTCGCATGCCCGGTATCGACGGCCTTAAATTATTGTCGCGGATTACTGCCGCCCACCCCGGTTTACCGGTGATTATTACCACCGCGCACTCCGACTTAGACAGCGCGGTGGCCTCCTACCAAGGTGGCGCCTTCGAGTATTTACCCAAACCCTTTGACGTTGACGACGCGGTTGCCACCACCCAGCGCGCACTGCAACACGCCAACAAAAACCGCAATCTACTGCCCGAGCAGGCACCGCTGGAAACCACCGAAATCATCGGTGAAGCACCCGCTATGCAAGAAGTATTTCGGGCCATTGGGCGTTTGGCGCAGTCCAATATCACCGTGTTAATTAACGGTGAATCGGGCACGGGTAAGGAACTCGTCGCACAAGCGCTCCACCGCCACAGCCCTAGGGCGACCAAGCCTTTTATTGCCTTAAACATGGCGGCCATCCCCAAAGACCTGATGGAGTCGGAACTGTTTGGCCACGAAAAAGGCGCGTTTACCGGCGCCAGCGCCCAGCGTCGCGGCCGCTTCGAACAAGCCAACGGCGGCACCCTATTCTTAGACGAAATTGGCGACATGCCTGCCGACACCCAAACTCGCCTACTAAGGGTATTAGCCGACGGCGAGTTTTATCGCGTTGGCGGCCACACCCCAGTCAAAGTTGATGTGCGTATTATTGCCGCGACCCACCAGAATCTTGAAAAGCTGGTGAAGAGCAATCATTTCCGGGAAGACTTATTTCACCGCATCAATGTTATTCGTATTCACCTGCCCAAACTCTCTGAGCGCCGAGAAGATATTCCCAAGCTCATGCAGCACTTCTTTACCCGTGCCGGTAATGAGCTCAATGTCGAACCCAAGCGCCTGCGCCCGGAAACCGAAGAATACCTATGCCAAATGGAATGGCAGGGCAACGTTCGCCAGCTCGAAAACACCTGCCGCTGGCTAACGGTGATGGCCTCAGGCCGCGAGATTCACATAAACGACCTGCCACCGGAATTACTAGAAAGACCTCAAGGCGAAGCCGCACCCGCCTCAAACTGGCAGGACAATCTCAAGCGCTGGGCCGACCAAGAGCTCATGCTGGGGCGCGAAAAACTGCTCGACCGCGCCGTACCCCAGTTTGAACGCATTATGATTGAGGCCGCCCTGCGGCACACCCATGGCCGCCGTCGCGATGCAGCCAATCTACTTGGCTGGGGACGCAATACCCTGACTCGCAAGATTAAGGAATTGGGGATGGGTGGAGATGATGAGGATTAA
- the glnL gene encoding nitrogen regulation protein NR(II) — protein sequence MPPNNIHHQILDNLKTAILLVEPNLTVSYINPAAESLLAVSDQRIHGEAITKLFHEQEDTLVKLLDAINNCEAYTKRETVLTLRSGIEITVDYAVTPVTENRRTSLIIELQPLDRLIRISREEGLLSSQQNSQALIRGIAHEVKNPLGGLRGAAQLLARELSDPKLHDYTNIIIEEADRLRNLVDTMLGPHRAPEKQMTNIHEVLERVRQLVEAESEGYIRIIRDYDPSIPDILGDREQLIQAFLNVTRNAQQALRQNSNEDSDPSIIIRTRTLRQLTIGTHRHRLVCSVDIIDNGPGIPQDLRASIFLPMVSGRAEGTGLGLSIAQSILNHHNGLIECSSEPGNTTFSLHIPLEQA from the coding sequence ATGCCCCCGAATAATATCCACCACCAAATCCTCGACAATTTGAAAACAGCCATTTTATTGGTCGAGCCGAACCTGACCGTGAGCTACATCAACCCCGCGGCAGAATCGCTATTGGCGGTGTCGGATCAACGTATTCATGGCGAAGCCATCACCAAATTATTTCATGAGCAAGAAGACACCCTCGTCAAATTACTCGACGCCATTAACAACTGCGAGGCTTACACCAAACGCGAGACCGTGCTCACCCTGCGCTCCGGTATTGAAATCACGGTAGATTACGCCGTCACTCCAGTTACCGAAAACCGTCGCACCTCATTAATCATAGAATTACAGCCGCTAGATCGACTGATTAGAATCAGTCGTGAAGAAGGTTTATTGTCGTCACAGCAAAATAGTCAGGCCTTGATTCGCGGCATTGCTCACGAGGTTAAAAATCCCCTTGGCGGCTTGCGCGGCGCGGCGCAACTGTTGGCCCGGGAACTCAGCGATCCCAAACTCCACGACTACACCAATATTATTATTGAAGAAGCCGACCGGCTGCGTAATTTGGTTGACACCATGCTTGGCCCCCATCGCGCGCCAGAAAAACAAATGACCAATATCCACGAGGTCTTAGAGCGAGTACGCCAGCTCGTCGAAGCTGAAAGCGAGGGCTATATCCGTATTATTCGCGACTACGACCCGAGTATTCCCGACATTCTCGGCGACCGGGAGCAACTCATTCAGGCGTTCTTAAACGTCACCCGCAACGCCCAACAAGCATTGCGCCAAAACAGCAACGAAGACAGCGACCCAAGTATTATTATTCGCACCCGCACCCTGCGCCAGCTCACCATTGGCACCCATCGCCACCGTTTGGTGTGCAGTGTCGATATTATTGATAACGGCCCAGGTATACCTCAAGACCTGCGCGCCTCCATTTTTCTGCCCATGGTCAGCGGCCGCGCCGAAGGCACCGGACTGGGCCTATCAATTGCACAATCCATACTTAATCATCATAACGGACTAATCGAATGTAGCAGTGAGCCCGGTAACACCACCTTCTCGCTACACATTCCGCTGGAGCAAGCCTAA